Sequence from the Pseudophaeobacter arcticus DSM 23566 genome:
AGCTGCGCATCGCCAAATCCCCTGATCGCTGGGATGAATACCGCAGCTATATGGACACCTTCGAGACGCAAGACATCCGTGCGCAACTGCTGACCGACAAGCAGGCCAAGGAGCTGTGGCCGCTTCTGCGCGGCGACGAGGAGATGCTGGGCGCGCTCTATCATCCCGATGACGGCCATATCGCGCCTGCAGATGTCACCATGGCCATGGCGCGCGGTGCCCGTGATCGCGGCGCGAAGATCTACCTTGAAACCGAAGTCAAATCGGTCGAACGCACCGCCTCCGGGGAATGGAAGATCATCACCAACCGGGGCGAGATCCTGGCCGAGCATGTGATTTCGGCAACCGGCAATTATGCTCGCCAGACCGGCGCGATGTTCGGACTTGAAATCCCGGCGGTGCCGATCATTCACCAATACTGGATCACCGATGCTGTCTCCCAGATCAAGGCGCGCAAGGAGGCTGGCCTTCCCGAAATGCCGATCCTGCGCGACGAAGGCTTTGAGGGATACCTGCGTGAGGAAGGCGACGGGCTGATGTTCGGCCCCTATGAGAGGACAGAGCATCTTCAACTCTTTGCCGAAAACGGCGTGCCCGAATGGTTCGGCGCCGACCTGATGGAGGAGGACTTTGACTCAGTTGCCTGGAACTGGGAAGCGGCGCTGGAAAGCGTTCCGGTGCTTGGCGAGGTCGGCATCAAGGCCAATGTGCGCGGCCCCTTCCAGATGACCCCCGACGAACTGCCACTGGTCGGCAAGGCCTGGGGCTGTCCGAACCTCTGGCTGGCCGAGGGCGTGCCGGGCGGTATCCTCTGGGGTGCCTCCATCGGCTATTACCTCTCCGAGCAGATCGTTGAGGGCGGCAACGAGATCGACACCTCGGGCCTCGATCCCCGCCGCTTTGGCGACTATGCCAACAAAGGCTGGACCCTGCCCAAGGTGCGCGAAGCCTGGGGCACCCACGCCGAACAGCATTACCCCGGCGAGGACCGCCCGGCGGCGCGTCCGGCCAAGACCGCCCCCTCTTACGATTTTCTCAACGCCAGGGGCGCGGTCTGGGGCGTCATGAACGGCTGGGAACATCCGAACTGGTTCGCGCAGGAAGGTGTCGCGCAGGAAAACCAGGTCAGCTGGAGATGGACCGCCAAGGGCGAGATCGTCGGCGAAGAGGTCAAGGCCGTCCGCGAGGCTGCAGGCCTGATCGAGATGAGTTTCATGTCCAAGTTCGAGCTTTCCGGCAGCGGGGCGGCCGACTGGCTCGACAAGACCCTGGCCAACAGGCTGCCCAAGGTGGGTCGTTCAAACCTGTCGCACCTGCTCACAGAGCGAGGCACGGTTGTCGGGGAATTCATCGTCGCCCGGC
This genomic interval carries:
- a CDS encoding GcvT family protein — translated: MQKTARAVVIGGGCVGAGILYGLTKRGWSDVCLLERTQLTAGSTWHAAGLIPSYARDRNIGRMIQKSIEIYEGLEAETGMQVGWHKCGQLRIAKSPDRWDEYRSYMDTFETQDIRAQLLTDKQAKELWPLLRGDEEMLGALYHPDDGHIAPADVTMAMARGARDRGAKIYLETEVKSVERTASGEWKIITNRGEILAEHVISATGNYARQTGAMFGLEIPAVPIIHQYWITDAVSQIKARKEAGLPEMPILRDEGFEGYLREEGDGLMFGPYERTEHLQLFAENGVPEWFGADLMEEDFDSVAWNWEAALESVPVLGEVGIKANVRGPFQMTPDELPLVGKAWGCPNLWLAEGVPGGILWGASIGYYLSEQIVEGGNEIDTSGLDPRRFGDYANKGWTLPKVREAWGTHAEQHYPGEDRPAARPAKTAPSYDFLNARGAVWGVMNGWEHPNWFAQEGVAQENQVSWRWTAKGEIVGEEVKAVREAAGLIEMSFMSKFELSGSGAADWLDKTLANRLPKVGRSNLSHLLTERGTVVGEFIVARLAEDVFFLIGTPTGERYYMDELSRLLPTDGAVTLRNVTNERAGMTIVGPKARDILAELTEQSLRAPDFPWFGVRTATVGLASDVRMLRMNYEGELGWELYCPMQYQRGLIERIYEAGQKHGLRLVGTQALESLRLEKSYRAMFRDMNTELTAWESALDRFVAMDKGPFIGRAALAQAREAGVTQKTVTLKIPTDGMSVLGGESLCRDGELVGRITSGSYSYTFGHDIAIALLPVALGTPGEVFDLTILGVRHKATVIEDCPYDPTAERARA